In Bremerella cremea, one DNA window encodes the following:
- a CDS encoding sulfatase-like hydrolase/transferase: MLRFAGLALFWSLLTVSTFAAEKKPNVIFILADDQGSVDAGCYGSDDLHTPHMDSLAVNGVRFTQFYSAAPVCSPSRAGALTGRWPVRAGVPSNCSSEKGGGGALPNSEITMAEMFKAAGYTTAHIGKWHIGYTEETMPLAQGFDYSIGHMGGCIDNYSHFFYWNGPNRHDLWRNGKEVYESGRYFPQLMADEASAFIEKNHDKPFFIYYAMNTPHYPYQGEAKWLEYFKNVKYPRNLYAAFIASQDERIGQLLATLDKLSLRNDTIVIYQSDNGYSTEVRAHNGGGNSGPYRGAKFSMFEGGIRLPGIISWPGHLPEGEVRDQMAHACDWMPTLAELTGVALPQTHLDGRSQVAVLKDGKAKSPHADHPLHWQVGKGNGATWAVRDGDWKLIANTRDTEEAGKNQNFKLFLANIAEDPGETTNLTEQHPDIVARLTKLHEQELSP; the protein is encoded by the coding sequence ATGCTTCGCTTTGCCGGGTTGGCTTTGTTTTGGTCGTTACTCACGGTTTCTACCTTTGCCGCTGAGAAGAAGCCAAACGTCATTTTCATTCTGGCAGACGATCAAGGTTCGGTCGACGCGGGCTGTTATGGCAGCGACGATTTGCACACGCCGCACATGGACTCGCTGGCGGTCAACGGGGTCCGCTTTACACAGTTCTATTCGGCAGCACCTGTTTGTTCTCCTTCGCGGGCCGGGGCGCTTACCGGACGTTGGCCAGTTCGAGCAGGCGTGCCTAGCAATTGCTCTTCCGAAAAAGGAGGGGGCGGGGCGCTCCCCAATTCCGAGATCACCATGGCCGAAATGTTCAAGGCCGCCGGTTACACGACCGCTCATATCGGCAAGTGGCATATCGGTTACACCGAAGAGACTATGCCGTTGGCCCAAGGGTTCGATTATTCGATCGGCCACATGGGAGGCTGCATCGATAACTACTCGCACTTCTTTTATTGGAACGGCCCCAATCGACACGACTTGTGGCGAAACGGAAAAGAAGTTTACGAGAGCGGGCGTTACTTCCCCCAGTTGATGGCCGACGAAGCGAGTGCGTTTATCGAAAAGAATCACGACAAGCCGTTCTTTATTTACTACGCGATGAACACGCCTCATTATCCTTACCAAGGCGAAGCGAAGTGGCTCGAGTATTTCAAGAATGTGAAGTACCCCCGTAATTTGTACGCGGCGTTTATCGCCTCGCAGGACGAACGAATTGGTCAACTTTTGGCCACCCTCGACAAGTTGAGCCTGCGTAACGATACGATCGTCATCTATCAATCGGACAACGGTTACTCTACCGAAGTCCGTGCCCACAACGGCGGCGGCAACTCTGGTCCGTATCGGGGTGCCAAGTTCAGCATGTTTGAAGGTGGCATTCGCTTACCAGGCATCATCAGTTGGCCAGGACATCTGCCGGAAGGAGAAGTCCGCGATCAAATGGCCCATGCTTGCGATTGGATGCCGACTTTGGCCGAACTGACCGGCGTTGCATTGCCCCAGACCCATCTCGATGGTCGTAGCCAAGTGGCGGTGTTAAAAGATGGTAAGGCGAAAAGCCCGCATGCCGATCACCCCTTACATTGGCAAGTTGGCAAAGGAAACGGAGCGACCTGGGCGGTGCGAGATGGGGATTGGAAGCTGATCGCCAATACCCGCGATACCGAAGAAGCCGGCAAGAACCAGAACTTCAAGTTGTTCCTGGCCAACATCGCCGAAGATCCAGGTGAAACAACCAACCTGACCGAGCAACACCCAGACATCGTTGCCCGGCTGACAAAGCTGCACGAGCAAGAGCTTAGCCCTTAA